ACCCTGATACATTTATTGCAGCTGGTGGCATAGGTAATCCAAAGCAAGCAAAAGCATATATCAAAAATTTCAAATATATAGACCTCTCTTCTTGGGGAGAGGGTGAAAGCATCATTTCTGATTTAGCAAACAAAAAATTAAAAGGAGAAGATTTAAGTACTTTATCTCAGTGTTATATTCGCAAAGATGATAGTATTGTTCGAAGCACTGTCATAAAGAAAGAATATGCAGATTTAGACAAATTACAATATTCTGACTTTTATGATTTTTTTAAAAGCTATAAGGGAAGATTAAAAGATGTAATGATACCAATAGAGGGCGCAAGAGGTTGTCATTGGAATCGGTGTCATTTTTGTTTTTTGAATCAAGGATATAAGTATCGTCGAAAGAGTGCTGAGGTTATAAAAGAAGAAATCTTGTATAACATAAAAAAATATTCTGTTTACGATTTTACTTTTCTGGATAATGATGTTATTGGTAAGGATAGAGAAAAGTTCAAAAACCTCTTAGACAAACTTATAGAAATAAAGAACAATCACCCTAAATTTCGAGTTATGCTTGCAGAGATAATTACTCGTGGGATTGATTTTGAGACAATAAAGAAAATGCACATAGCAGGATTTTTTCATGTTCAAATTGGATATGAATCACCTAGTGATACTCTTCTATACAAAATAGATAAGAAAAACTCATTTGCAAGCAACTTGTTTTTCATAAAATGGGCACATGAATTAAACATAAATGTTGGCGGAATGAATGTGTTACGAGGTCTTTTAGAAGAGAATTTAGAAGATATTAAAGAAAGTGTACAAAACCTTCATTTTATGCGATTCTACCAATTAGGAAATAAATATAAACATGAGATATCATCGCTAGCAATCAACGATGCCTCTAGATATTTTAATCGTGTAAGTAAATCAGAAATTCAAATATCATATTCAGATGCTGTAAAGGAAATGCTGCCAGATGACTTTTTGCCATTTGAAGAAAGTTTAAGTATTTATCAATATGTGAGAAAATTTCAGGCTATAGCATGGGATTATTTTGTTAGTATAGAAAGCCACTATGCCCAAAACAAATATTCATACGAGCTCACAAAAGTATCTAACGAGATTATCAGATATACAGAATATTATAATTCGAATTCAATTAGAATTATAGATTTTAATCGTTCAGATTTGGCTTGGAAAGTCCTCGAATTATCAAACAAAAGTATTATAACGATTGAGCAATTAGGTAAGATTTTAGGCGTTGATATTGATATGATTAAAAAACAAATTAACGAATTAAGAGATGTAGGGCTTTTATATGTCGGAAAACAATCCAAAGAATGCATCTCAATTATTAACACTTTAAATATTTTATAAAATGAACATTATTAGTGATTCTTCGTTGGATTATCTTGATGAGATGACTAACGGTGGACTTAATGAGTCCGAAAGTGATGCTGTTCTTTATGTCCAACCTACTATCAGAGATGTTGGTGATATTGGAGTAACAAATGGTGTAAGATTTTAGTAATAACAATTTGTTAAATAGTATAAGATGGTGTACCTTTTCGATACACCATCTTATAGAGATTTTAGTAAAGTAAGTAAATGGGAAAGTGAAGATGAGAAAGGGTGTAATCATATTTGTATCTTCGATAATATTTATATATTGTCAATCAGTTTCTGCACAAAACGTAGTAGATTCGCTGGGGGCTGATAGTCTTATCAGGCAGCTTCCTGAAGTAATGATAAAAGGTGAGCACCCATTGGCAGTGGTTCATGGAAGTGCTATAACTTATGATTTGCCTCGCATAATTGAGAAGAAAGGTGTGGATAATGTATTTGATGCAATCAAAGAACTTCCAGGAATTACTGAGAAAGACGGCAAATACCAGTTGGCAAATAGAAATGTGACTATAGCTTTGAATGGGAAAGTTATGTCTTTGACTTCAGACCAGATAACTCAGCTATTGAGGAGTATGCCTGCCAGTCGACTTGAAAGGGCTGATGTAATGTATTCTGCTCCAGCAAAGTCGCAGATTCGCGGCGCCCTAATTAACATACAATTAAAAAATGGTGCCCAATCAGAAGTGCCTTTGCAAGGTGAATTTAATGTAGCCTATAATCAGACACATCATGCTATGTTCGGTGAGCGTGCATCCTTTCTTTACCACACAGGGAAGTTTACAATGGATGCAATGTATCTACATAGTCATGGCAGAGTTTTTAAGATTACTGATGAAGATTCTCGGCACAGCCTCAATAATGGAACAATCCATGAGATAAAAGATAAGCAAGCACAACTTGTCAAGCAATTTGGGCACGACTATCGCATAAGCACTGAATATGAATTTGCAAAAAATCATAATTTGTCACTGTCATATCTGGCAAATTACAGTAATCGTGACATCTATGGTAACTATACGGGTGACATCGTTGGTAGAACCTTATCAACACGCCGTACATGGCTACACAATATCAAGTTAGACTATCAGACTCCATTTGGTTTAAAAGCAGGTATTGAAACTACCTATTATCATGATCCCGAGAAACAAGATCTGCAAAGTGTTACACCTACTGGGAATCTTAATTTCCTCGTCGATAATGACCAGCGTGTAAATGTTTGGCGTTATTACTTATCTCAGGAACATCAATTAAAATATAATTGGAACTTGAATTATGGAGTTTGGTATAAACAGTCTCTTAACCATAGTTTACAGTTTTATCAAAACCTATCTGTAATCAACTACATACGCCAAAGAGAAGATATAGCCAACACTTATATAGGAGTAGGGAAGAATTGGAATAACAAATTTATCTTAGACGCTTCTTTAGCAGCGGAATATTATCATTCACCGCAATGGCATCAATGGAATATATATCCCACACTGAACCTGACATATGTTCACAATCCAAGCAATATATGGATACTAAGTTTCTCAACCGACCGAACTTATCCAGAATATTGGACAATGAATAATTTTACAGTATATAGTAATGGTGGATATGATGAGATTACGGGTAACCCATATCTTAAACCTGCTAAATCATACCAAACAAATATAGTATGGGTACTGAAAAACAAGTATCATTTTGT
The nucleotide sequence above comes from Prevotella melaninogenica ATCC 25845. Encoded proteins:
- a CDS encoding B12-binding domain-containing radical SAM protein, which translates into the protein MKKARITLCWLPPAKPYLPSPSMTVLKQTLLDSGFDAQIIYWNILLEKILLKYFFNEKKVLNDEIAILGPFYAYIAIECNDKNTLIKQELYLRALKPQYTNNNFNFQKHIRECVSELETTIINICNEHNVKESLFVGMHMSLFQWVPAYVLGIIIKRLNPDTFIAAGGIGNPKQAKAYIKNFKYIDLSSWGEGESIISDLANKKLKGEDLSTLSQCYIRKDDSIVRSTVIKKEYADLDKLQYSDFYDFFKSYKGRLKDVMIPIEGARGCHWNRCHFCFLNQGYKYRRKSAEVIKEEILYNIKKYSVYDFTFLDNDVIGKDREKFKNLLDKLIEIKNNHPKFRVMLAEIITRGIDFETIKKMHIAGFFHVQIGYESPSDTLLYKIDKKNSFASNLFFIKWAHELNINVGGMNVLRGLLEENLEDIKESVQNLHFMRFYQLGNKYKHEISSLAINDASRYFNRVSKSEIQISYSDAVKEMLPDDFLPFEESLSIYQYVRKFQAIAWDYFVSIESHYAQNKYSYELTKVSNEIIRYTEYYNSNSIRIIDFNRSDLAWKVLELSNKSIITIEQLGKILGVDIDMIKKQINELRDVGLLYVGKQSKECISIINTLNIL
- a CDS encoding outer membrane beta-barrel protein: MPRIIEKKGVDNVFDAIKELPGITEKDGKYQLANRNVTIALNGKVMSLTSDQITQLLRSMPASRLERADVMYSAPAKSQIRGALINIQLKNGAQSEVPLQGEFNVAYNQTHHAMFGERASFLYHTGKFTMDAMYLHSHGRVFKITDEDSRHSLNNGTIHEIKDKQAQLVKQFGHDYRISTEYEFAKNHNLSLSYLANYSNRDIYGNYTGDIVGRTLSTRRTWLHNIKLDYQTPFGLKAGIETTYYHDPEKQDLQSVTPTGNLNFLVDNDQRVNVWRYYLSQEHQLKYNWNLNYGVWYKQSLNHSLQFYQNLSVINYIRQREDIANTYIGVGKNWNNKFILDASLAAEYYHSPQWHQWNIYPTLNLTYVHNPSNIWILSFSTDRTYPEYWTMNNFTVYSNGGYDEITGNPYLKPAKSYQTNIVWVLKNKYHFVAGFNYVDDYFIQTPYQRPNRLVTTFKYVNLNYQHQAFLQAVIPHKFGSWLDSRLTLTGLWMHEKCDDYYDLPFNRAILYGMAQMSNVITLNTRPNLSLTVDGMIRSKAHQAIYDLPGSGNLDIGLRWQFWKKQAILHIFCNDLFKTSSVNPRIDFKGQYMKMNFSCYREFGVSLTVKFGGYKAKNSEVINTSRFRK